A region from the Hydra vulgaris chromosome 10, alternate assembly HydraT2T_AEP genome encodes:
- the LOC100209871 gene encoding solute carrier family 22 member 18, translating to MSEKSYKEFHFLRELKYFLKGNNTNKETEEIMLRKKIFVILCACHIVAFAQASGYFIQNNALPYLTKNLGVTPQMYGNLMSFTAIVQLIGGPFCGRLGDLYGGRLPLILSFVCLSITWALLAFATNIPFLFISKLPLVMAHALQSTYLIISDVTTTQQRADMLGKLGVSHGLGMIVGSALGGLITGKLGTNSAFITGSLVMGFCIVITLIMIPKNTKPIRKQLAMYSGEKELFKDEMKSQKCSFMGIKEIIEVAKTRHVGYVLALKVITGIPFSVLSSMFTFIIMEYYHLGPKSNGLVLAYLGIVGMITQGILVGYLTQKVPDAPLIIISVVIMAVGFLYLIIADSIYLFCAVSVPLTIGASLIHVIITSLITKIVREDQTGAALGLTLGCYTLMRTVSPAIGGFFYAHIGFFSFGVLGYFIDMMVILYLAFMGRKDFS from the coding sequence atgtcagAAAAATCCTACAAAGAGTTTCATTTCTTAAGagaacttaaatattttttgaaaggaAACAACACTAATAAAGAGACGGAAGAGATAATGTtacgtaaaaaaatttttgtaatactcTGTGCATGTCATATTGTTGCATTTGCTCAAGCTAGTGgctattttattcaaaacaatgcTTTACCCTACTTAACAAAGAATTTAGGAGTTACTCCGCAAATGTATGGCAACCTCATGTCGTTTACAGCTATTGTTCAACTAATAGGTGGGCCATTTTGTGGAAGACTTGGGGACCTTTACGGTGGAAGACTAcctcttattttatcttttgtttgtttatcgATTACTTGGGCACTTTTGGCATTTGCTACGAATAttccttttttgtttatttcaaaactgCCTTTGGTCATGGCGCATGCTCTTCAAagtacttatttaattatttccgATGTAACAACAACGCAACAAAGAGCTGATATGCTCGGAAAACTTGGTGTTTCACATGGACTTGGAATGATTGTTGGCTCTGCATTAGGAGGATTGATTACTGGTAAATTAGGTACTAATTCCGCGTTTATAACTGGAAGCTTAGTAATGGGTTTTTGTATagttattactttaattatgaTTCCCAAAAACACTAAACCGATAAGAAAGCAGCTAGCAATGTATTCTGgagaaaaagaattatttaaagatgaaatgAAATCTCAAAAATGTTCATTTATGGGAATTAAAGAGATAATTGAAGTTGCAAAAACACGGCATGTTGGATACGTATTAGCATTAAAAGTTATTACCGGGATTCCTTTTAGTGTTTTATCTTCaatgtttacttttattattatggaATATTATCATCTTGGTCCAAAAAGTAATGGGTTAGTCCTTGCTTATTTAGGAATTGTTGGTATGATTACGCAAGGAATTCTTGTTGGATATCTAACACAAAAAGTTCCTGATGCACCACTTATAATTATTTCTGTAGTTATAATGGCAGTAGGTTTTTTATACCTAATAATTGCTGacagtatttatttattctgtGCAGTTTCTGTGCCTTTAACAATTGGCGCTTCTTTAATTCATGTTATTATAACATcgttaattacaaaaattgttcGAGAAGACCAAACAGGTGCAGCTTTGGGACTTACACTAGGGTGCTACACTCTCATGAGGACAGTTTCTCCAGCTATAGGTGGGTTTTTTTATGCTCACATAGGTTTTTTCTCATTTGGGGTACTAGGATATTTTATCGATATGATGGTCATACTTTACTTAGCGTTTATGGGTCGAAAAGATTTcagttga